A window of Malania oleifera isolate guangnan ecotype guangnan chromosome 2, ASM2987363v1, whole genome shotgun sequence genomic DNA:
gaactagggagtcttagccccgtaagtgaggctagttcggctcaacctagtaattgagttagagttttccttgccccgtaaggagaggatgtaaaaggtcattctctctctatcttatttaaattcttgtacttaaatttcagcatgtgtatgcttgttcatattttgttataaccatcttgcatacACAtagaactaatttaaatgagatatgttgcacacatgtatgtatgcacacactgataacttaattgttgtacgtacacgttttcaatattgaatgagatatgaactctGGTGAATAggtgtaattgtttaaattagcgaaaaatgttttaaaacccaattcacccccctcttggaatcacacAAATTCTAACAATCTTGAATGGTTAGCTGAGTTAAGTTTTGATATAAGTTGTACTAAtgttaaatatttaaattaatatcaaGTTTTTTAAAACCACCTAATTCAACTCCCTCTTGAGTGCCTAACCAGACGAAAAAATAGTTGAGATTTGGTTAGGCAATTGATGAAGATATAAAGGGTTGAAATTGAACAACTGGGGGTTGACCCGTCGACGGAGATGTGAAGGGATGGATGTTCAATGTTTGCTATTGGGACAAATATCAAATTGAGTGAGTACATGATGGAGGGTAAaactaaaattttgatttttaccACTTTTAGGACTACATTCTATAGAATTAAATACACTAGGTGTGCACACCGATTCTAAGATACACTAGGTATGCACACCAAATCTAATATGACTTTGCCATGCatatatattttatctaaattatacttttttttttcacacaTGACAAAATCATTTTAGATATGGTGTATACATTCAATGTATCTAATATTTTCTCCTATGTTCAATTTTGGCCAAGATTTCAAATTGAATGAATATAGATGAAGGGCAAatgtgaaatttttatttttccattttgaTAAAATTAAGCGTTGATTGATGAACAATTAATTCAAACGTGAACTAGTTTTGAATTGAACTTGAACTAGTCAATGAATCTAAAATATGAATTATTTTAACTATTTGGTATCTAATGTCTAAACATGCGTTGTCTTCAATTTTAACCTTTTCAACAGTTAGgagtataaatatttgattaaacTAATAAGAAATTACATAAACtaaagtttttaatttaacataaataatattttctagccatatatttaattaaaaattataaataaaataaaataatttattattgtacaaaaattattattttaattttaatcacttGGGTATTGAGTTTATTGccatcttcatttttttttttataaatgataaaattggaaaaaatacATCTGAATCTGAATCAGGCATGATTTCTATGAGatgaattttaagaaaattcagaACTGCCACTAAATGTTCTTATGTCTAATTGGTTCACATATTTAGTGAATTAGTTCAGGCATAACTGGTAGTCACATGTCTTTTAGATTTAACAAATGCCCCTTAGTATTTTAGAAATAGTTTCAAATTTAcataaatatttagaaaaattatcGAAATATgcaattatattttatattatccaaaaaaatatataattatacatgaaaataagTATATTAAATTGTAGGAAGGATGACCCGGCAGACACAGGGTCAATAAATGCAAGTCAACAAAATCGAAGGCTTTTAATCCCTACCTTCAATAGATCTAAAAAATCACTCGACAAACATATCTATAATCCACGAGTAATAAAAAGAGAATTTTTGACATTTACCTAAAACCTAATTTGTCCAATTCTTAAAATATTCAAAGCAATGAAAATTAGAATAAACATAGGAATAGAATTGTTTTTAAAAgcttaaaaagaagaaaaggaagaagagaacTGGGAGGGTGGATGAGCTCTGCGGCCAGTGGTGTTGGGCTCACTAGCAACTGTGGGCCGAGACATcctattaatatgcatgcatgggTATGCACAAGGTATTGTGTGCAGCAGTGGGTACGACGGATTTTCCCCAATAAGTATAAAAGGCATGAACGGGAGGACAAGCAATCCTCCTACTTATCAGATCAAAGCCTACACACCCACCATTTTagttcccattttttttttctttcctttgcaAAGTGAAGAATATTTCCATatatttcaaatcaaaattcaccagctataagaaaaataaatcaacaGATTCCAATTTCAGTGTCTCTATATATTCCACACACCGCCAGACTTctccaattctctctctctctctctctctctctctccctctccctctctctctctctctctaggatacCCCTTTCGTATGTTTGGTGCGCAGGTTTGTATATTGTAATCAATATTGGAGAATTGAAGGAACAAAGACAGAAGGGAAAAATAAGGAGGGCCCTTTGGAGGAGGATGAACATGCCCTCGGTTCTTATTGTGCCTCCTCTCAGATCTTAGCTTTTCTCAAGATTTCACATCTTGGGTCTCTTCAATCGGGTAGGTTGGCGGTGGAATCTGGCGTTAGGTCCCGATCTTTGTCCATCTGGGTTGAGTGTCTGATCTTAGTACTTCTTTTTTGATTGATTTTCGCTTCCGGGGTTTTCAGGCGTTTTGAATTCTTGGTGAATTGATCGATGAACGATCCGATGTTTCTGTGTTGAATCCAAAAGATAATCTGTTTTCTATCTGACATAATAATTTGTGGGTCTCTCGTCATCTTCAAGGTATGGTTGTTGTTTGGTTTCTTATCCGCATTTCATTGTAATGGATTATTTTGCGATGGTTGATGGTCCTATAGATGTTGATGAGTGTATTGTTTCATGGAATTGCATGTTCGGATTGGATCCGTTTAAAGACTGTCATTCATGTAGTGTTGGTTGTTTGATTTTGATAGAAGAACATTGGGGTTGAACCTCTCTTGTCTCCAATTGATAAGACTATTCTAAAACTGACTTTAGGTAATTTTGAGCTTCcagttttttggaaaaattgaactGACGAAGCATTTTTGGAATGTAGAAAATGCAATCTGATCTTGGCAAGTTATTTGTTGGTGGAATATCGTGGGACACTAATGAAGAGCGATTGAAAGAGTATTTTAGTACTTATGGGGAGGTGGTAGAAGCAGTAATTATGAAGGATCGTACTACGGGTCGCGCTCGTGGATTTGGTTTTGTGGTATTTGCTGACCCAGCTGTTGCCGAGAGAGTCATTAAGGAAAAACACAACATTGATGGTAGAATGGTAAGTTTGGCTGAAATATACTTATAGAATGGATGGATAAATTTGTTAGTGATGCCCCCTTTTTTATTGGCTTCAAAGGAAAATAATTTTCACATCCTTTTTGTAATCCCCTTTCTGGAATTCTCTGTGTCATAATGGGTTAGTTTGGTTCTATATTCAGCGAGATCTCAGTTTGAGTGACAGAATATTTTCTCCTGTTGTTTTTATAGTTTCGTATTCATAGATTTATGTTTTATTCCTTTACAAGGAGTTTGTTTACATCTTGCTCTACTTCCTATTGGGTTCTCAATCCTAGGTTGAGGCGAAGAAGGCTGTTCCAAGGGATGACCAGAATACTCTGATGAGTAGAAACATTGGTAGCATTCATGGTTCTCCCAGTCAAGGCCGCACAAGAAAGATATTTGTAGGAGGTTTAGCATCCACAGTTACAGAAGGTGACTTTAAGAAGTACTTTGAGCAGTTTGGGACAATCACAGATGTTGTGGTAATGTATGATCACAACACGCAAAGGCCGAGAGGCTTTGGGTTTATAACATATGATTCAGAGGAAGCAGTGGATAGAGTTTTGGTCAAAGCATTCCATGAACTGAATGGTAAAATGGTTGAGGTCAAACGAGCAGTCCCCAAAGAGTTATCACCAGGTCCCAGCCGTAGCCCGCTTGGTGGTTATAACTATGGTCTGAGCAGAGTCAATAGCTTTCTCAATGGCTACACTCAGGGATATACACCGAGTGGAGTTGGAGGCTTTGGACTTAGGATGGATAGTAGATTTAATCCAATAGCTGGTAATCGAAGTGGGTTTCCTCCATTTGGTTCTGGTTATGGTATGGGTTTGAATTTTGAGCCTGGATTAAGCCCAACTTATGGGGGAAGTGCAAACTTCAATAATAATCTCAGCTATGGACGGGGATTGAACCCTTATTACATGAGTAATTCAAATAGGTTTGGTAGTCCTGTTGGGTTTGATGGTGGTAATGGAGGAAGCACTTCTTTGTTTAGCTCAGCAACTCGAAATTTGTGGGGAAATGGAGGGATTAATTATGGCACCAACTCTGCAAGTTCCAGTGCTTTTGTTGGGTCTGGAAGTGGGGGCATTGGTGGTGGCAGCTTTGGCAGCAGTGGGGTTAATTGGGGCGCTTCACCCATTTCAGCCCAAGGTGGAGGAAATGTCTCTGGTCATAGTGGGAATCTTGGCTATGGAAGTGGGGATAACACTTATGGTTTGGGAGTGGGAGGGTATGGAAGGAACACTGCAACCAGTGTTGCTCAAACACCATCATATGCCGCATCCAATGGTGGATATGATGCAGCCTTTGGTGACTTTTATGGTGGTGCATCGGCTTATGGGGACAACACCTGGCGATCAGAAAATTCTGAGCGGGATGGATCTGGTTCATTTGGCTTTGGCCTTGGCAATGCAAGTTCAGATATTTCCAATAAAAATTCGCCTGGTTATGTTGGTGGTTATAGTGTTGCTAAGAGACAGTCAAATAGAGGTAAGAAATATACTTTTAATATCTCAAAGTTATACCTGTGATATCACCTTGCAGGTGTTCTTATTTAAACTGTTTCTAATTCCTAACTGACCTAATTATGTAGATGTAGCTAATAGAATGATTGTACTCGATGTTGAAGCTTTATGATTCCATCAGCTTTAAATAGATGACCCATTATATGCAACAATCTGAATTCCTTAACTTGCACTTGCTGTGTATGTGGGTAGCTAGCTCAGCTCCTTGAGATATCCAAAATAAATTGTTTAAATTTATACCAAAAGGGAAAATCTCACTTTATCTGATATTCACAACGACCTCATTGCTAATTTTTTGGGTAACCAATTCTAGTTGAATTCATATTCCAATAGAAGAATTATTCTGGAGTGTGTAGTTCAATTGGGTAAACTTATTGAAGCCTCAAAATATATAAATTGCAATAATAGATTGATAGAAAAAATATTGTGAACCTCCTCATCGAGATTTAGAAACTAAACATCTGCAAAGCAATGCAACCACGGATGCTTCTAGAAGGTGAACATAATCTTATCAAATATTGGATATTGATACTCCTCAAATACATTTCAAATACATCAAAAGCATATTCTAACATTCCACAACATATTATATACTTGTATATATTTTGACATGGAAAATAGCCGGAAACCCAGAAATATTTGCATGGCATAATTTTTGAGAGACATTTTGTTTGCTATTTGGTAAAATATTTTAGATTGTCAAGTTAAAATATTGTTtcatgtgttgtgtgcatgtATAATCATATCCTCACCATATCATATCCATGGTTTAGTTTTCAATAATTTCTATATCTATGTATTCCTGTCTCTATGTCTGTACTTGTGTCTGATTGTCAACCGTATTACGTGATTATTGTCAGCTGGATACTCTTCATTAATTAAGATGAGACTTCTCATGCTTTGTGCCATTTTATTCCTGTTATTCATCCAAAACTTGGGCATTTTGGGCATTGATTCTTCCTCAAAACCCATGCCCGCTGGTGTGGGGGTGGTTTGCATTTTTCAGCTTTTGACTTCAATAAAGTTAAGAAGGCAAAGCTGTCTCCCTTCTACTTTTTGTAAAAATTTGGTTTTGCTACAAATTGATGTTAAATGTTTACTGTTTAATGATTGCAATAGTTATATCTGAAACATGTTTATTTAAACGTGTATAATATTGTTTAAACATTTGATAGGTTGAAAAATATTGTTGGGCTAGCAAATGCACATTCTTTCCCTTGCTTATTGCTTACTGGTAATGGTAACCTACTCTTTAGAAAGTGAGGCTCAACTGCTTCAGCAGGGGTACCCCATCATCATCAAATATACTAAATCAAGCAAGGAGGGAATACAATCTTTGAGCCAACTTTAGTCAGTAAATTGTTGAATATATGGATTCATAGAAAATGTCAAGGCATTTTTATTTATTCAGAAATTTTAAATGGCTACAGATTAATGAATAATCAATGTATTGATATGCTAGCAAAATTGCTCAATTAAGTTATTGTCGAGTTTGGAGCATGTCTTGTGGCTATAACTTTACCTACACAATGTTCAATGAAATAATCATTCCATCACATATTTTTGTTGGTTGAATGTATTTTAAATTGCAGAAAACTATTGATTACTAGGACATGAAAGCGTGCTTTAGCCTTAGAAATTCCAAACGCTAGTGGCTGTTTGAAGTTGAGAAGGTCTTTGAAGTTGTGGTTGAGAGTTTGAAACACCATAACTTTGAGACTTGCCTACTTAAGTCATGAAATGGCTTAACTTTCCTCTAAGATAAAAGAAGAGGTTTGGATTGAGGATTATTCTTTGGcacatacaaatttaaattaaccCATAATAAATATTTTGTTAGTAAATATGGTGTATAACCTGTCCATGACATCACTTTGACATAAAATGCCACTCTAATCTTCTCAAGGCTTCAATGTGTATGTATGAACGTGATCTAATATATATCTTGGCTTGGAAACTTGAGGCCCAAAACtttaatttgttaaaaaataACACCACTTATAAGAGATGTAATTTGAAGAAATAAACTAAATTTCTTTTCCTAGAATCTCTCAATCAGGCCTATGTGATTTTTTTAAAAGATCAAGCTAACATCGCCATCCAATCTCACTGAAGATCAAAGAATCCAAAGCACCCAAACATCAAGAAGAGAGACATACCCAACATTCTCCAATTAAACCAAAAGAAAGCTTGTTCTATATACTCCAAGTAGCAGCACAATGAAGAAGGTCTCACTGCTAGCAAAGCACATTACACAAATATCAGGAGATGATTCTTGTAGAGCCTCCTATTCTGTcacagattgttggtgttaactctagtAAGAATGGTCATTCACTCAAAAGTTTTAACCTTTAGAAGGGCCTTAGCTTTGTACGAAAAATTAGCaagaggaaaagaatttgagaaaTGAATCAGGAAGAATAAAAGGATAACGTCCAAAGTCCAAAAGCTACCATCCCCTCCATGGGAAGGCCGAAAGCAAACCAACAGAGGACAGAGCGCCACTTGTCCTCCCTATCATTAAGGATCTTATGAAAATGAAAGTCTCAAGAAACAGTCTTCATCAATAACAATAAAATGAGAAATTGGGGCATGCAAAGCAGTGTGAAACTGGGAAGGAAACACATCACAAAAACATTGATCTCCTGTGCATGGGACCCTTGTCTCTCCCTATGAGAGCACGTGCATGTGTGTATTTGTTGTGTATGCATGCACCTCTTCATGCCTCTCCAGCTTCAAAATGGAGTAATATCTGAAGCGTGCATGTATGCACACTGTGTGTGCACTGCCGCCGATACCTAGAATTTAGATTTTATTGTGTTGACACTTAGGTTGGGTCATTATATTGTTGATTCCCGAGCACTCTTGTTAATTCTTTTGTAAGTCAACTTGTGTAAGAAGAAACAAACATAATAGTGAAGAATTCAACTCCTTTATTGCTTGTTCACCATTTTGGTCCCTACCACAGTAGGATGCAATCAGCCTTTTGTGGGTTTCATGGTATACCTGCTTGAACCTTTTCGTTGTTCATTGGTTTGAATGAATAGATTCAAATTTTGggttgcatttttttat
This region includes:
- the LOC131149212 gene encoding heterogeneous nuclear ribonucleoprotein 1 isoform X1, encoding MQSDLGKLFVGGISWDTNEERLKEYFSTYGEVVEAVIMKDRTTGRARGFGFVVFADPAVAERVIKEKHNIDGRMVEAKKAVPRDDQNTLMSRNIGSIHGSPSQGRTRKIFVGGLASTVTEGDFKKYFEQFGTITDVVVMYDHNTQRPRGFGFITYDSEEAVDRVLVKAFHELNGKMVEVKRAVPKELSPGPSRSPLGGYNYGLSRVNSFLNGYTQGYTPSGVGGFGLRMDSRFNPIAGNRSGFPPFGSGYGMGLNFEPGLSPTYGGSANFNNNLSYGRGLNPYYMSNSNRFGSPVGFDGGNGGSTSLFSSATRNLWGNGGINYGTNSASSSAFVGSGSGGIGGGSFGSSGVNWGASPISAQGGGNVSGHSGNLGYGSGDNTYGLGVGGYGRNTATSVAQTPSYAASNGGYDAAFGDFYGGASAYGDNTWRSENSERDGSGSFGFGLGNASSDISNKNSPGYVGGYSVAKRQSNRGKKYTFNISKLYL
- the LOC131149212 gene encoding heterogeneous nuclear ribonucleoprotein 1 isoform X2, yielding MQSDLGKLFVGGISWDTNEERLKEYFSTYGEVVEAVIMKDRTTGRARGFGFVVFADPAVAERVIKEKHNIDGRMVEAKKAVPRDDQNTLMSRNIGSIHGSPSQGRTRKIFVGGLASTVTEGDFKKYFEQFGTITDVVVMYDHNTQRPRGFGFITYDSEEAVDRVLVKAFHELNGKMVEVKRAVPKELSPGPSRSPLGGYNYGLSRVNSFLNGYTQGYTPSGVGGFGLRMDSRFNPIAGNRSGFPPFGSGYGMGLNFEPGLSPTYGGSANFNNNLSYGRGLNPYYMSNSNRFGSPVGFDGGNGGSTSLFSSATRNLWGNGGINYGTNSASSSAFVGSGSGGIGGGSFGSSGVNWGASPISAQGGGNVSGHSGNLGYGSGDNTYGLGVGGYGRNTATSVAQTPSYAASNGGYDAAFGDFYGGASAYGDNTWRSENSERDGSGSFGFGLGNASSDISNKNSPGYVGGYSVAKRQSNRENMSFS